Below is a genomic region from Salmo salar chromosome ssa11, Ssal_v3.1, whole genome shotgun sequence.
ATGGCAACCACTGACCAAAAAATACCTTTGTCTCTATCCTTTACAGACAGACTTTACAGTATGTTGCCTGTAAAAATTAATCTGGCAATGTTTTGTTTAGAATCCAATTAATACAGTCCCATTTTACCACATTCTTGCCAGGATAAGCCTTTTATATATCCTGTGCACATGCCAGCAAGTTTAGGAGTGGGAGCatgtgggaagtaggggtgctggggCACCCCTGAAAAATCTGGagaatataatatatacaatacatttaaaaaatcctcaCAAAGTagtgggtctttactagtccaaTATTAGTGGAAGGATATAGCTGTCTGTAGCACGGGTCATTTCTCATTTTTTACTACACTTAGAGTATCTTCATTATGATACCGATAGAAATAATAGcaatatatattttcaaaaacATGTGAGTCTtgtgttcatatttcacaacCTCCGCAGGTTTTTGGAGTTGCTTATACGCAATCGAGCAAAATAATAGGCCTACACTTGATTTAGGCTGCATTGTTGCATGCTGAATGTTTCTGATCGCTGATAGATCAACACTTGATTTAGGCTGCATTGTTGCATGCTGAATGTTTCTGATCGCTGATAGATCAACACTTGATTTAGGCTGTATTGCTGAATGTTTCTGATCGATGATAGATCAACACTTGATTTAGGCTGCATTGTTGCATGCTGAATGTTTCTGATCGATGATAGATCAACACTTGATTTAGGCTGCATTGTTGCATGCTGAATGTTTCTGATCGATGATAGATCAACACTTGATTTAGGCTGTATTGCTGAATGTTTCTGATCGATGATAGATCAACACTTGATTTAGGCTGCATTGTTGCATGCTGAATGTTTCTGATCGATGATAGAGCAACACTTGATTTAGGTTGCATGCTGAATGTTTCTGATCGATGATAGATGACCCAACTAATAGATGAACTACCACATCTACTTATTTGTCCAGTCAGAGAATTAACCAAATATCCAcatggagattcagtgaaacaacCACATTGATTGATTAAGACAAGTCACAGGCTTTTTGGTTGGGAGTAGGCCTAGGTTACTAAGTGGCTACAAGTGAAAGGCAAAATAATCCACTTGTTAATTAAACTACATACAGTAACATGCTGGCAAAATGTTCTGCTCAGTGTTATTAAATGAGTCAACTAGACAAGAGGATCATGAGCAGCACTCATCTCAGCTAACATTTCAACAGTCTAATTGTAGCCTAATATCCAAACAGAGATTTAGTGAAAAGAAAAATGTGACAAATGTTTATCAAGAGTCCCCACACTTGTCTCAAAGCAACGCAAAACGGTGCTAAAATTGTTGAACACACGTTGGgttagcctactttattccaatattttaGTCATTCAGTTATATTTATTCCCACACTAATTATTTCTGGAGCCATCCAGTTGTGGTTCAGAAAACGGTGCATGCGGTGGGCAATCCAAAGAGATGGGTGAAGTGACATGCCTCACAAAGTTTACAACTGCCAGGATGGTAATAACGGGCGCTGCCTAGCAACCATCAAGAGCTCAAGAGCGTAATGCATGCCAATTCCACCTCAGCATTACTAAGTTGTAGGCAGAACTTTACCTCAATCATGACTAGGTCGGTTTGCGGAAATAAAAGTTTCTGCTTTGATACCGACAATACTTTTGAGATGTAAAGAAAAGGTGGGAAAATGTCTTGGTTTGAAAGTTGTATATGTTTTGAGGATGAAATCACACATTGGCCTGTCATAGGGACGGTCCTCCCCAAGAACTTGAAGTTTAAAAGCATTACATCTGGCCTGAGTGTATTACTGCCAGCCAATGTTTCTTTTCAGAGGAAATAGCTGTGTTTGTGCTCTGTGTTTGCAGGGACTCCCCCAAGCCCAAGTACTGTATTGAGCTGTCTTCTCACCCTGTGGGGCTGGTGAGGATGGGGAAGAGTGTGGTGGTGGGATGTGCCCAGGAGACACTGCAGGGCTTCACACAGAAGGTAGGTAGCACCCTCTCTCACCTACACTCAGTCAATTCAGTAGAAACTACAGCTGTGTGACGTGATAGTTGGaagaggcctgtgtgtgtgtcttgtcctGTCCTCTGTGTCCAGGGGAAGAAGCTGTGGACGGCTTGCCTGCCAGCCCCTGTCACTACCATGGGTGTGATGGACCTCCCCACCAGGGGCTTCCAGGCAGTGTTAGTGGGCCTGGCTAACTGTGAGGTCCACCTCTACAGAGACAAAAACCTCATCAGCACCATCAAGACTCCGGTAAGACACCATGGCTAGACAGGCCAATAGGTTACCAATAGGTTAGTATCTACTTGGTTCTGATGAAACACTCTTTAGAAACAGGTTCCCATGCTTATTTCctgcttgttttagttttgtctggACTTGGCACACACAGAAAAATATGGCAATGTTTTTGGAAAGATGATTTAGGTTTGTACGCCACTGCCATGATTAGTTGTGACTGTCAGTCCTCTGTGTTCCAGGATGTAGTGACCAGCATTTGTTTTGGGAGATATGGACGAGAAGACGGAACCCTTATAATGACCACCAAAGGTACAGATCACCTGTTCATTTAGGATGGAATCTTGGGATTGGAGGTCTTGTTTAAAAGAGAGTCCTCTAGTCTAGGATGCTCAGTACAATGGACAGATGTTGAAATGAAGTCCCCTGCCTGATTtcagtgtgtgtccctgtgttttGTAGGAGGTGGTCTGATAGTAAAGATCCTGAAGAGGACAGCTGTGTTTGATGACAGGGACTCTGCCCCAGGTCCCCCTCTGGCACAAAGCATCCGTCTCAATATCCCCAAGAAGACCAAGCTGTACGTGGACCAAACTATGAGGGAACGGGAGAATGCTGTGGGTACGTATGTCCAACCAGAACTGTAGTCTAGCCTGGCCAGTGGCCACCACCTCCAGACTAAACAATGGTTTGCTTGTTTCTCTGCAGTTTTGGAGAGAGTTTTGAGGTCTTGGGTTCGTGGGtcagtttttttaaatgtttggttTGGGCCATGTGTTTTCCAGCAATGCACAGGGCCTTCCAGATGGACCTGAGTCGTCTGCGTCTGGCTGCAGCGAGGGCCTACGTAAAAGCCCTGGAGTCCAGCCTTACACCCATGTCCTCCAGCCTGTCTGAGCCTCTCAAGATGAACGCAGTGGTGAGTCTGATGTCCTGGTGTCTGAGGGAATGTCAGTGTCTCGAGTAGAATCACAGCCACGGTTTAGCACACAGTCAGAACTCCTGGTTGGGTCTATCatcctgtctgtgttttaggtgcAGGGCCTGGGCCCATCCTTCAAGCTAACTCTGAACATCCAGAACACAGCCGCATGCCGTCCTGTCATGAACTTGGCCATCAGCTTTCTGTATGACGAGAGCCTGTATAGTATGAGGACAGCCTTCTTCAAGGTGACCTTCCTTTTAACCCATCATATATCGTCACATGACCAGTGATATTTACTGTACACCTCACTAATGTCGCTGGGTAGTTTCTATACATTTTATatacaggtatatctcactggtcacccccaaagccaatttctcctttagccgcctttccttccagttctctgctgccaatgactggaacgaactgcaaaaatcactgaagctggagactcatatctccctcactaactttaagcatcagctgtcagagcagctcacagatcactgcacctgtacatagcccatctgtaaatagcccatccccatactttatttatttatcttgctcttttgcaccccagtatctctacttgcacatcaatcattccagtgtttaattgctatattgtaattacttcgccaccatggcctatttattgccttacctctcttatcttacctcatttgcacacactgtgtatatatactttttctactgtattattgattgtatgtttgtttactccatgtgtaactctgttgtatgtgttgaactgctttgctttattcttggccaggtcgcagttgtaaatgagaacttgttctcaactggcctacctggttaaataaataaaatgttttttgttcACTTTGGCGTGTAGCCTGAATATTATTGAATGTGTTCACTCTCCACAGATCCCCCTACTGGTTCCTGGGCTCAACTATCCTATTGACACATTTGTGGAGTGCCTGAGTGATAAAGGAATCTCTGACATCATTAAAGTAGGCATTTTATTTCTCTGTTACTCTATTTTTCCATTAGGGGACTTCACTGTGTAGCCATTTCAGTGCCTCCTTGAACATAAAACCTGTGAAAGTAGAAGGTAAGCTGTTGTTGACACACGTTGTGTAATTACAGGTATTTGTGCTGCGAGAGGGCAAGAGTGCACCTCTGCTGACTGCCCATATCAACATGCCCGTCAGTGAGGGACTGGCACTcaactgagagggagagagagcgagcagcatCTTTAGGCCCTGGGCTGGCCTCTATGTTCGCACCCTGTGCTTCTAGCGCCCTCTAGTGGCAGGGCTGACTCAAGGTTACTGGGACGTTAACAGGATCAGCTTGTGTTGGCCCCAGAGGTGGTTAAAAGCCATGTGTAGCATACGTACTGTAGGACAGGAAGTAGGGCTATTTGTCCTTAGAGGGAACTCCATAGAGAAATGGGTTTACAATCACAGGATTTAAAATCCAAACATAAGTGAAATGGTAAGCTGTGTGTTGGTGGATAGAGATGTCAGGACCATTATGGTAGTTATGAATACAAGTGTATAAAGTCATTCTATTTATATATAAATCAGTATTATTTATTGCTCTTTAAAGTTTgttaaacaattgctggaaaaaaacAAGATGTGCTGCTAATTTGTTAATGTTCAGATCATGACAGATGTTCAGATCATTCATTGCACTTTATTTTCAAAAATGAAAGATACCAAAAATCCATACATTCCTGAGAAGTGCAGCAGTATCCAGAAAGAGTTGGCTTTTCAAACACTTTTTAAATGTCTTATTTTCACTCCACATTTCAAGGCATTTTTGTTATTGAGGTTAGAAATCTGTTTATTATTCTCTTCAAACTAAGGCTTTACATTTATTGACTTGTCAGAATATAAATCCAACAACTTGtttaaaaattaaaatcactaatcactgtttatttaattttttttataaaatgaaAGTCAAGCACCGGCAACATTCAAAAGCATTTGTGTTCTCCTCTACCTGTTTTAGAACCACAACAAGTCACATTTAAGACAATATTCTATGGCCGTTGTGATGCGTAGTTGGAGTCGGGGTGACGCCACCAACACAAGCAGTAGCAGGCCAGCGCCATCCATCTGTCTAGGCAAACATGGTGAGGGAGATCCACTGAAGGAAAGAGAGCAAAGACTTCAACACGTTTAACAGCTTAAAGTAGTCACACTTTGATGACACCACTAAAACATTGATAAAGAAAGGAACTGTTGTGTCTGGGCTCAAAAGCAGTGTTTGATGTTAACACTCCACAAGCTGCTCTCCCTCAAAAGAAGGCCGTGTTTCTGATAGTGGTGACATACCTGGAAGAAGCTGAAGGAAACCACCCCATCTACATCAGTGTCCATTTCTTTAAAGGTCTCTAgaatggtgaacagagagcggtTTGTTCAGTCTACTGGTGTTAGTAGCATGATGACATTATCACTGCTGTATTCAAGGTGAAATCCACTCACTGAACATGGTCTCCAGACGGATGAGACAGTTGACAAAGTTATCAAAGTCCACGTTCAGGTCTTCCTTTGCGTAGCGTAGGATGATGAGTTGGAATAAGTGGTTTGTCAATTTGAAGCCTGATGTAGAGAAAAGGAGAGTGGGTGAACAGCACATCAAACAGCTCTTATGATCTCTCACCTAGACAACTAGTCTTGTCAGCAAAACTATTTTAGGCTTTTTGCCTGCTTACAACAAAGGGGTAGCTTGTCATGGTAGTACTAGGTAGAGACTGGTCTCCTGTTGGATGAAGTGTCCAGGGGCTGAGCTGGTCATGTTATTGTGCACTTAAAAGGCCTCTAGTCAATACGTGTTGCAGAAGTTCAACGTTACAGTTTGATTTAAATGCAATGTTCTCACGTTAgaggagactgcattcacagtaaacgcaCAGTAAACTGCACTGGTTATATTATTGTGCTTTATACATTTTGTGAGGATGCTACTAGAACAGGAATAAAATGGTACCAGATGATTCCAGTGCCATCCGCATTTCATAAGAGCTCATGGTGCCAGATTTATCCAGGTCAAACTTCCTAAACACAGTCTGacgtggtggaggagagggagagaagagtggagagaTGTTATTTACAAATGTTGGCAACAGCAAGCATGGTGTGGAAATCATACCCAACAATAGCTTGGAAATCTCAGAGGTCTATTTAGAAGAGTAGGACATGTTTGACTCACCAGGTACCGTTTGATCTTCTCCCACAGCACATGGAACTCTGTCAAGCCCAGCTTCCCGGTGCCGGTGGTCTGTCAAATAAATGTCAAGGACAGACAGGGGAATAAAGAGGAAGCACAGTGATAGTTGACACACATCAGGGTGGGTATGAAGAAGGTGTAATTAAGGATACATCCATGAGAGTTATCATGCAACGACACGCCTCCT
It encodes:
- the bbs1 gene encoding BBSome complex member BBS1, which encodes MSSVSQMKENSETSKWLDAHYDPVANLYTFSSCIALADLHGDGENKLVVGDLGTGSCNMKLKVYRGTGLMSENTLLDLPTGLVSFLMDQHEPRTPAIAVASGPFIYVYKNLRPYFKFTLPPLEVNALEQDVWNQAREDMIDPLSLKEMLEGIRDKADVPLSVRSLRFLMLDPQDTEAFVNLHKAQPIRRQTVITCIGTLKKNMADEDAVSCLVICTESKDVYILDPEAFTILSKMSVPSAPTQMDVTGQFDVEFRITVACRNGNIYILRRDSPKPKYCIELSSHPVGLVRMGKSVVVGCAQETLQGFTQKGKKLWTACLPAPVTTMGVMDLPTRGFQAVLVGLANCEVHLYRDKNLISTIKTPDVVTSICFGRYGREDGTLIMTTKGGGLIVKILKRTAVFDDRDSAPGPPLAQSIRLNIPKKTKLYVDQTMRERENAVAMHRAFQMDLSRLRLAAARAYVKALESSLTPMSSSLSEPLKMNAVVQGLGPSFKLTLNIQNTAACRPVMNLAISFLYDESLYSMRTAFFKIPLLVPGLNYPIDTFVECLSDKGISDIIKVFVLREGKSAPLLTAHINMPVSEGLALN